A window from Caulobacter sp. X encodes these proteins:
- the nagA gene encoding N-acetylglucosamine-6-phosphate deacetylase: MPVAFINGRVLTPAGLVDGQAVLVEGGKVAALVPMAQVPTGAERQDLAGRLLVPGYIDTQVNGGGGVLFNDAPTVETIAAIGAAHRTYGTTGFLPTLISDDLDVVDKALRATEAAIEQGVPGVLGVHIEGPFLNPKRKGIHDEAKFRVLDEAAIALLSSLKRGKLLLTLAPERTTPEVIARLSKAGVIVAAGHTNARYETMRQAIDHGLTGATHLFNAMSPLTSREPGVVGAVLEDQTVVAGIIVDGRHVDPVTLKIALRARPLDRFMLVTDAMPTVGMVDKRFTLQGRQITVRDGVCVDDNGTLAGSDLDMAAAVRNAVAMLGLSLEQAVMMASAAPAAFLGLAHQRGAIAPGLAADFCLLDDDLNVAKTWIDGKETHVRKEPAPV, encoded by the coding sequence ATGCCAGTCGCGTTCATCAACGGCCGCGTCCTGACGCCGGCCGGTCTTGTCGACGGCCAGGCCGTTCTCGTCGAGGGCGGCAAGGTCGCCGCTCTGGTTCCGATGGCGCAGGTTCCGACCGGGGCCGAGCGCCAGGACCTGGCCGGCCGCCTGCTGGTCCCGGGCTATATCGACACCCAGGTCAATGGCGGCGGCGGGGTGCTGTTCAACGACGCCCCGACCGTCGAGACCATCGCCGCCATCGGCGCGGCCCACCGGACCTATGGCACGACCGGCTTCCTGCCGACCCTGATCAGCGACGATCTCGACGTGGTCGACAAGGCCCTGCGCGCCACCGAAGCGGCCATTGAGCAGGGCGTCCCCGGCGTGCTGGGCGTCCACATCGAGGGCCCGTTCCTGAACCCCAAGCGCAAGGGCATCCACGACGAGGCCAAGTTCCGGGTCCTCGACGAGGCGGCGATCGCCCTGCTCTCGTCGCTGAAGCGCGGCAAGCTGCTGCTGACCCTGGCGCCGGAGCGAACCACGCCCGAGGTCATCGCGCGCCTCTCCAAGGCCGGGGTGATCGTCGCGGCTGGCCACACCAACGCCCGCTACGAGACCATGCGCCAGGCCATCGACCATGGCCTGACCGGCGCCACCCACCTTTTCAACGCCATGTCGCCCCTGACCAGCCGCGAACCCGGCGTCGTCGGAGCGGTGCTGGAAGACCAGACGGTCGTCGCCGGCATCATCGTCGACGGCCGCCACGTCGATCCGGTCACCTTGAAGATCGCCCTGCGCGCGCGCCCGCTGGACCGGTTCATGCTGGTCACCGACGCCATGCCGACCGTGGGCATGGTCGACAAGCGGTTCACGCTGCAAGGCCGCCAGATCACCGTCCGTGACGGGGTCTGCGTCGACGATAACGGCACCCTGGCGGGCTCGGACCTCGACATGGCCGCCGCCGTGCGCAACGCGGTCGCCATGCTGGGCCTGTCGCTGGAGCAGGCTGTGATGATGGCCTCGGCCGCCCCCGCCGCGTTCCTGGGCTTGGCCCATCAGCGCGGCGCCATCGCCCCCGGCCTCGCCGCCGACTTCTGCCTGCTAGACGACGATCTCAACGTCGCGAAAACCTGGATCGACGGGAAGGAAACCCATGTCCGGAAAGAGCCTGCTCCCGTCTAG
- a CDS encoding GntR family transcriptional regulator, giving the protein MGIRRFGRRGHATAGGGEVSLSQRIGFAHGAVSAPLYLQLQRALREAIQLKVLSPDDALPPERDMADDFNVSRITVRKALEGLVNEGLLTRRQGAGTFVAARVEKNFSKLTCFTEDMISRGRLPHSEWITRAEGAVTPEEALMLGVSPNTPVYRFHRIRFADGAPMAVEYTTIAAFALPSPEVVKDSLYEAMAAHGHRPARALQRLRGVLINREHAALLGVKPKDAGLLVERRGFLKDGRAVEISHSYYRGDAYDFVAELNDAS; this is encoded by the coding sequence ATTGGTATCCGACGGTTCGGCCGCCGGGGTCACGCAACCGCAGGAGGCGGAGAAGTGTCTCTTTCCCAGCGCATAGGCTTCGCCCACGGGGCGGTTTCTGCGCCTCTATATCTCCAGCTGCAACGCGCTCTGCGCGAGGCGATCCAGCTGAAGGTGCTGAGTCCGGATGACGCCCTGCCCCCCGAGCGGGACATGGCCGACGACTTCAACGTCTCGCGCATCACCGTCCGCAAGGCGCTTGAAGGCCTGGTCAACGAGGGCCTGCTGACCCGCCGCCAGGGCGCGGGCACCTTCGTCGCCGCCCGGGTCGAGAAGAACTTCTCGAAGCTGACCTGCTTCACCGAGGACATGATCTCGCGCGGCCGCCTGCCGCACAGCGAATGGATCACCCGGGCCGAGGGCGCGGTGACGCCGGAAGAGGCCCTGATGCTGGGCGTCTCGCCCAACACGCCGGTCTATCGCTTCCACCGCATCCGCTTCGCCGACGGCGCGCCGATGGCCGTGGAGTACACGACGATCGCCGCCTTCGCCCTGCCCTCGCCCGAGGTGGTCAAGGACTCGCTCTACGAGGCCATGGCCGCGCACGGGCATCGTCCGGCCCGAGCGCTTCAACGTCTGCGCGGCGTACTGATCAATCGGGAGCACGCCGCGCTGCTGGGCGTGAAACCCAAGGACGCGGGCCTGCTGGTCGAGCGCCGCGGCTTCCTGAAGGACGGCCGGGCCGTCGAGATCTCCCATTCCTACTATCGCGGCGACGCCTACGACTTCGTCGCCGAACTGAACGACGCATCCTGA
- the ptsP gene encoding phosphoenolpyruvate--protein phosphotransferase, translating to MQMSALVLSSPLSGWIASLSEVPDAVFAGRMLGDGVAIDPLGGELLAPCDGVVISAHRAGHAVTLRSEAGAEILMHVGLETVALGGEGFEACVREGQAVRAGEVLIRFDLDLLAQRAKSLITPVVITNPEAFEIVRRDQDVAVEAGGFLMELRPVAGAATSAASNTSKEIARAVTVPLMHGIHARPAARIAELAKTFTAETALAVGERRSSAKSPVGLMALAARHGDAIQVLASGADAEAAITAIAALIESGMGEGAPVPAKTAAPAPKQAVVEAPLAPAALPADGVLKGVLAAPGLAIGKAVRLASSDIAVREDGQGVASEETALTAALDKVRARLEANASKGDKARKAILAAHLAFLDDPELLGQAKSLMAAGKSAGFGWRSAVRGYVEALRALGDRRMAERVDDLIDLERQVLKALAGEDDEAAVLPPGSILLADELLPSQLMGADPGVIAGFATARGGPTSHVAILAAAMGIPALVALGGATLSIADGTALILDADGASLRVAPDAPALEAAQTHLAKRQATKAAAKAAAHEPAVTKDGTRIEVFANTGAVKDALAAIENGAEGCGLLRTEFLFLDRQTPPDEDEQARQYQAIADALQGKPLIVRTLDVGGDKAAPYLPIPAEENPALGLRGVRVSLWRPHLLKTQLRAILRVQPQGQCKIMVPMVASLDELRAVRAVLEEAKRELKVTANVELGVMIETPAAAVTADLIAAEADFLSVGTNDLTQYVLAMDRGNPELAARIDALHPAVLRMIAQTCQGAKAHGRWVGVCGGLASDLAATPILLGLGVTELSATAAIVPEVKARVRALDIAACQDLARQALAQTSPEAVRGLVQSTLGV from the coding sequence ATTCAGATGTCGGCATTGGTGTTGTCTTCGCCCCTGAGTGGCTGGATTGCGTCGTTGTCGGAGGTTCCGGACGCGGTGTTCGCGGGTCGGATGCTGGGTGACGGGGTGGCGATCGATCCGTTGGGCGGGGAGCTTTTGGCGCCGTGCGACGGGGTGGTGATCTCGGCGCATCGGGCGGGTCACGCGGTGACCCTGCGCTCGGAGGCGGGCGCCGAGATCCTGATGCATGTGGGGCTGGAGACGGTGGCGCTGGGCGGCGAGGGCTTTGAGGCTTGCGTGCGCGAGGGCCAGGCGGTGAGGGCCGGCGAGGTGCTGATCCGCTTCGACCTGGACCTACTGGCCCAGCGGGCCAAGAGCCTGATCACCCCGGTGGTCATCACCAATCCCGAAGCCTTCGAGATCGTGCGCCGCGATCAGGATGTAGCCGTGGAGGCCGGCGGGTTCCTGATGGAGCTACGTCCAGTGGCCGGTGCGGCGACCTCGGCCGCCTCGAACACGTCCAAAGAGATCGCCCGCGCGGTGACGGTGCCCTTGATGCACGGGATCCACGCGCGACCAGCGGCGAGGATCGCCGAACTGGCCAAGACCTTTACCGCCGAGACGGCGCTGGCCGTGGGCGAGCGCCGTTCCAGCGCCAAGAGCCCGGTGGGGCTGATGGCCCTGGCCGCGCGCCACGGCGACGCGATTCAGGTGCTGGCCTCGGGCGCTGATGCGGAGGCCGCGATCACCGCGATCGCCGCGCTGATCGAGAGCGGCATGGGCGAGGGGGCTCCCGTGCCCGCCAAGACCGCCGCGCCCGCGCCGAAGCAAGCTGTTGTTGAGGCGCCCCTGGCCCCCGCCGCTCTGCCGGCGGACGGGGTGCTGAAGGGCGTCTTGGCCGCGCCGGGCCTGGCGATCGGCAAGGCCGTGCGCCTGGCCTCGTCCGACATCGCCGTGCGCGAGGACGGGCAGGGCGTGGCTTCGGAAGAGACGGCTCTGACGGCCGCCCTGGACAAGGTCCGCGCCCGCCTGGAAGCCAACGCGTCCAAGGGCGACAAGGCCCGCAAGGCGATCCTCGCCGCCCACCTGGCGTTCCTGGACGACCCCGAACTGCTCGGACAAGCCAAGAGCCTGATGGCGGCGGGCAAGAGCGCCGGCTTTGGCTGGCGATCGGCGGTGCGCGGCTATGTCGAGGCGCTGCGGGCCTTAGGCGATCGCCGCATGGCCGAGCGGGTCGACGACCTGATCGACCTCGAACGCCAGGTGCTCAAGGCGCTCGCGGGTGAAGACGACGAGGCCGCGGTCCTGCCGCCGGGCTCCATCCTGCTGGCCGACGAGCTTTTGCCCTCGCAGCTGATGGGCGCCGATCCTGGCGTCATCGCCGGCTTCGCCACCGCGCGCGGCGGGCCGACCTCGCACGTGGCGATCCTGGCCGCGGCCATGGGCATTCCGGCCCTGGTGGCCCTGGGCGGGGCGACCCTCTCCATCGCCGACGGGACCGCCCTGATCCTCGACGCCGACGGCGCGTCCTTGCGCGTGGCCCCCGACGCTCCGGCCCTGGAGGCGGCCCAGACGCACCTGGCTAAGCGCCAGGCGACCAAGGCCGCCGCCAAGGCCGCCGCCCATGAGCCGGCGGTGACGAAGGACGGGACCCGCATCGAGGTCTTCGCCAACACCGGCGCGGTCAAGGACGCCTTGGCGGCGATCGAGAACGGGGCGGAGGGCTGCGGCCTGCTGCGCACCGAGTTCCTGTTCCTCGATCGCCAGACCCCGCCCGACGAGGACGAGCAGGCCCGCCAGTACCAGGCCATCGCCGACGCCCTTCAGGGCAAGCCGCTGATCGTGCGCACGCTGGACGTCGGCGGCGACAAGGCCGCCCCCTACCTGCCGATCCCGGCCGAGGAGAACCCGGCGCTGGGCCTGCGCGGCGTGCGCGTCAGCCTGTGGCGGCCGCATCTGCTCAAGACCCAGCTGCGCGCCATCCTGCGGGTCCAACCCCAAGGTCAATGCAAGATCATGGTCCCGATGGTCGCCAGCCTCGATGAACTGCGCGCCGTGCGCGCGGTGCTGGAGGAGGCCAAGCGCGAGCTCAAGGTCACCGCCAACGTCGAGCTCGGCGTGATGATCGAGACTCCGGCCGCGGCCGTGACCGCCGACCTGATCGCCGCCGAGGCCGACTTCCTCTCCGTCGGCACCAATGATCTCACCCAATACGTCCTGGCCATGGACCGGGGTAATCCGGAGCTGGCCGCCCGGATCGACGCCCTGCACCCGGCGGTGCTGCGGATGATCGCCCAGACCTGCCAGGGCGCGAAGGCCCACGGCCGCTGGGTCGGGGTCTGCGGCGGCCTGGCCTCGGATCTGGCGGCCACGCCGATCCTCTTGGGGTTGGGGGTTACCGAGCTCTCGGCCACAGCCGCCATCGTGCCGGAGGTCAAGGCTCGCGTCCGCGCCCTCGACATCGCCGCCTGCCAGGACCTCGCCCGCCAAGCCCTGGCCCAGACCTCGCCCGAGGCCGTGCGCGGCCTTGTCCAATCAACGCTCGGAGTCTGA
- a CDS encoding GH92 family glycosyl hydrolase translates to MSGKSLLPSRRVLALALALSLGSAGLVSAQSASDLLAKVDPFVGVDGGGVTGGNTVPGAGAPFGFVSLSPDTTNADTNGYDSKSPIMGFSYTHVSGTGGSGKYGNFRVTPTVGPLRVNHLHYGKKDEQASPGYYAVGLGNSDAERIKVELTASRQVGFQRLTYPAVAESNLIFDVSSVIAMRGRGQRVRLAKVELIDDHTLAGEVTVEGGWNPTPYTLYFHAVTDRPAKAFGAWKAGQGWMETKPGAGRWEGGVQVRSAANRQGLMIEYDTEREFSNRLGTYLTFDTTSNRQVQMKLAVSFVSADKARANLAEEMPGWDFDAYHAATAAQWSDALAKIKVEGGTDEQQRIFYSALYRAHTMPHDLSGENVWWKSDEPHYEDFYTLWDTFRTLHPLLTVIQPQRQRDMIRSLVDTYKHTGWMPDSRIAGANGMTQGGSNGDILIADAVTKKLGGFDVNLAYEAIRKNGEVDSDQPFLQGRVLKDYLKLGYVPFTETRSASRTLEYAYDDYAIGVVARALGKTEDAKRYIARSGNWKNIWDDSLGCVRPRYPNGEWVENYSCTYEYPDRSGPWWDAVFYEGNSLQYSSYVPQDVAGLMVKSGGPEGFVKWLDHLFDGHYSQGNEPDLLAPYLYIHAGRPDRTDEIVRGLMAKHYRLSRTGLPGNDDAGAMSSWYVWNAMGLYPNAGQPYYYIASPVFSRSAIALEGGKTFEVRAPTTSEANRYVTGAKLNGKPLDRAWISHDELAKGGVLELTMGPTPTGWASRFTPPPNGL, encoded by the coding sequence ATGTCCGGAAAGAGCCTGCTCCCGTCTAGACGCGTTCTGGCGCTGGCCCTGGCGCTATCCCTCGGATCGGCCGGACTGGTGAGCGCCCAGTCCGCGTCGGACCTGCTGGCCAAGGTCGATCCGTTCGTCGGCGTCGACGGCGGCGGCGTCACCGGCGGCAACACCGTGCCCGGCGCCGGCGCACCGTTCGGCTTCGTGTCGCTGAGCCCCGACACCACCAACGCCGACACCAACGGCTACGACTCCAAGAGCCCGATCATGGGCTTCAGCTATACTCATGTCAGCGGCACGGGCGGCTCGGGCAAGTACGGCAACTTCCGGGTCACCCCGACCGTCGGCCCGCTGCGGGTCAACCACCTGCACTACGGCAAGAAGGACGAACAGGCCTCACCCGGCTACTACGCGGTGGGCCTGGGCAACAGCGACGCCGAGCGGATCAAGGTCGAGCTGACGGCCTCGCGCCAGGTCGGCTTCCAGCGCCTGACCTATCCCGCGGTCGCCGAAAGCAACCTGATCTTCGACGTCAGTTCGGTGATCGCCATGCGGGGCCGGGGCCAACGCGTGCGCCTGGCCAAGGTCGAGCTGATCGACGACCACACCCTGGCCGGCGAGGTCACGGTCGAGGGCGGCTGGAACCCGACGCCCTACACCCTCTATTTCCACGCGGTCACCGACCGTCCGGCCAAGGCGTTCGGGGCCTGGAAGGCGGGTCAGGGCTGGATGGAGACCAAACCCGGCGCTGGCCGCTGGGAAGGCGGCGTGCAGGTCAGGAGCGCGGCCAACCGCCAGGGCCTGATGATCGAGTACGACACCGAGCGCGAGTTTTCCAACCGCCTCGGCACCTATCTGACCTTCGACACGACGAGCAACCGCCAGGTCCAGATGAAGCTGGCCGTGTCGTTCGTCAGCGCCGACAAGGCCCGCGCCAATCTGGCCGAGGAGATGCCCGGCTGGGACTTCGACGCCTATCACGCGGCGACGGCGGCGCAGTGGTCGGACGCGCTGGCCAAGATCAAGGTCGAGGGCGGCACGGACGAGCAGCAGCGGATCTTCTATTCGGCGCTCTACCGCGCGCACACCATGCCGCACGACCTCAGCGGCGAGAATGTCTGGTGGAAATCCGACGAGCCGCACTACGAGGACTTCTACACGCTGTGGGACACGTTCCGGACGCTGCATCCGCTGCTGACGGTGATCCAGCCCCAGCGCCAGCGCGACATGATCCGGTCGCTGGTCGACACCTATAAGCACACCGGCTGGATGCCCGACTCCCGCATCGCCGGGGCCAACGGCATGACCCAGGGCGGCTCGAATGGCGACATCCTGATCGCCGACGCGGTGACCAAGAAGCTGGGCGGCTTCGACGTCAATCTGGCCTATGAGGCGATCCGCAAGAACGGCGAGGTCGACAGCGACCAGCCCTTCCTGCAGGGCCGGGTTCTGAAGGACTATCTGAAGCTGGGCTATGTCCCCTTCACCGAGACCCGCTCGGCTTCCCGCACCCTGGAATACGCCTATGACGACTACGCGATCGGCGTGGTCGCTAGGGCCCTGGGCAAGACCGAGGACGCCAAGCGCTACATCGCCCGGAGCGGCAACTGGAAGAACATCTGGGACGACAGTCTCGGCTGCGTGCGCCCCCGCTATCCGAACGGCGAGTGGGTCGAGAACTACAGCTGCACCTATGAGTATCCCGACAGGTCAGGGCCCTGGTGGGACGCGGTCTTCTACGAGGGCAACTCGCTGCAGTACTCCAGCTACGTTCCGCAGGACGTGGCGGGGCTAATGGTCAAGAGCGGCGGGCCCGAAGGCTTCGTCAAATGGCTGGATCACCTGTTCGACGGCCACTATTCGCAGGGCAACGAGCCGGACCTTCTGGCGCCGTACCTGTACATCCACGCCGGACGCCCGGATCGGACCGACGAGATCGTGCGCGGCCTGATGGCCAAGCACTATCGCCTCAGCCGTACGGGCCTGCCCGGCAATGACGACGCCGGCGCGATGTCCAGCTGGTACGTGTGGAACGCAATGGGGCTCTACCCGAACGCGGGCCAGCCCTACTACTACATCGCCTCGCCAGTGTTCTCGCGGAGCGCAATCGCGCTAGAGGGCGGCAAGACGTTCGAGGTCCGAGCGCCGACGACTTCGGAGGCCAACCGCTATGTCACCGGGGCCAAGCTGAACGGCAAACCGCTGGACCGCGCCTGGATCAGCCACGACGAGCTGGCCAAGGGCGGCGTACTGGAGCTGACGATGGGCCCGACGCCCACCGGGTGGGCCAGCCGCTTTACGCCCCCGCCGAACGGCCTCTGA
- a CDS encoding TonB-dependent receptor, translating into MLTPAVARAETQTVFAIPPGPLRQVATAFALQARVSIDASATQGCGPSRGFSGRGSSEAVLRALLRDTGCELRRIDARAYQIVPAPKPTAKPLAPVVQVREVEPPLAPLSELVVVATRRPTLADRLAYSVSVLDERAAAAQGVRDTNDLAAVMPVMTVTNLGPGRDKVILRGLSDGPLTGQTQSMVGIHLDDVRLTYNAPNPDLLMLDIAQVEVLRGPQGALYGAGSLGGVLQFTTHRPDPTAFDAWAAASVSSLRGGEPGGQVSGMINLPLLDGRAAMRLVAYADRQGGYIDDPGQGRDDVNRTRRLGVRAAFRAQLGGGWTGDMGFATQAIASDDTQYAMPADGSFARRNQVAEPHDNDFLEGHLGASGLIGTVKAKVTVAWVGHDIASRYDASAAPPVAGPAGAAIAFDDDNHVGATIIDASLSSDDRARIQWQVGAFLARTRQRRDGDLLAITSPNILLATEHRRDILEEAALFGEAIGDLGRGWSVTLGGRLFSIRSQASSKASSLGATTAFRDSQDYVGFAPKAVLSFQPTSKTLVYVQATEGYRAGGFNTALIPNQPFLTTGGEPQRAYDGDDLWSFEAGAKTSLMEGRLRLRGAVFLALWKAIQSDQLLPSGLAYTANLGDGRNIGLEGEATYVAGPLRLDASFLVNTPELETVNPAFPGRKDLGLAGVPKQAFALGASYERPLIGDWRLGTDARVSYVGRSRLSFDATTAPTMGDYVTARAAVRVQSERLSVGLAVDNLFDGHGDTFAYGNPFSLRLGRQTTPQRPRTVSLELKAHY; encoded by the coding sequence ATGCTCACGCCAGCGGTCGCGCGCGCCGAAACCCAGACGGTCTTCGCGATTCCGCCCGGGCCGCTGAGACAGGTCGCGACGGCTTTCGCCCTGCAGGCCCGGGTCTCGATCGACGCCAGCGCGACGCAGGGCTGCGGGCCATCGCGCGGCTTTTCCGGGCGCGGATCGTCCGAAGCCGTACTGCGAGCGCTCTTGCGGGACACGGGCTGCGAGCTCCGCCGGATCGACGCCCGCGCCTACCAGATCGTCCCCGCGCCGAAGCCGACCGCGAAGCCGCTCGCGCCTGTTGTCCAGGTTCGCGAAGTCGAGCCTCCGCTCGCGCCCTTGTCGGAACTGGTCGTCGTCGCGACGCGACGGCCAACCCTGGCCGACCGGTTGGCCTATTCGGTCAGCGTCTTGGATGAACGCGCCGCCGCCGCGCAAGGCGTTCGCGACACCAACGACCTGGCGGCGGTCATGCCGGTCATGACCGTCACCAACCTTGGGCCCGGCCGTGACAAGGTGATCCTACGGGGTCTGTCGGACGGTCCGTTGACTGGCCAGACCCAGTCGATGGTCGGCATCCATCTCGATGACGTGCGCCTGACCTACAACGCGCCCAATCCCGACCTGCTGATGCTCGACATCGCGCAGGTCGAGGTGCTGCGCGGCCCGCAAGGCGCGCTCTATGGCGCTGGGTCGCTTGGCGGAGTCCTCCAGTTCACGACGCACCGTCCCGACCCAACGGCGTTCGACGCCTGGGCCGCCGCATCCGTTTCGAGCCTGCGTGGGGGCGAGCCCGGGGGGCAGGTCTCAGGGATGATCAACCTCCCACTGCTGGACGGGCGCGCCGCCATGCGTCTTGTCGCCTATGCCGACCGGCAAGGTGGTTATATCGATGATCCCGGCCAGGGTCGCGACGATGTGAACCGGACACGGCGATTGGGCGTCCGCGCCGCATTCCGCGCCCAGTTGGGCGGGGGCTGGACCGGAGACATGGGATTCGCGACCCAGGCGATCGCGTCTGACGATACGCAATATGCGATGCCGGCCGATGGCTCTTTCGCCCGTCGCAACCAAGTGGCCGAACCGCACGACAACGACTTCCTGGAAGGCCATTTGGGCGCGAGCGGCCTGATCGGAACGGTAAAGGCCAAGGTCACCGTGGCGTGGGTAGGTCACGACATCGCCAGTCGCTACGACGCCAGCGCCGCGCCGCCGGTCGCCGGGCCGGCGGGAGCGGCGATAGCCTTCGACGACGACAACCATGTCGGCGCGACCATAATCGATGCGTCCCTCTCGTCCGACGATCGCGCTCGAATCCAGTGGCAGGTCGGCGCCTTCCTGGCGCGTACCCGGCAACGGCGCGACGGCGACCTTCTCGCGATTACATCCCCGAACATCTTGCTGGCGACCGAGCATCGCCGGGACATCCTGGAGGAGGCCGCGCTCTTCGGCGAGGCTATCGGCGACCTGGGGCGCGGCTGGAGCGTGACCCTGGGCGGTCGCCTGTTCTCCATCCGCTCTCAGGCGTCCAGTAAGGCCTCGTCGCTGGGCGCGACCACGGCCTTCCGCGACAGCCAGGACTATGTCGGCTTCGCGCCGAAGGCGGTGCTGTCCTTCCAGCCGACTTCGAAAACGCTGGTCTACGTGCAGGCCACGGAGGGCTACCGCGCCGGCGGCTTCAACACCGCCCTTATCCCCAACCAGCCTTTCTTGACGACCGGGGGGGAGCCGCAGCGAGCCTACGACGGCGATGATCTCTGGAGCTTCGAGGCCGGCGCCAAGACCAGCCTAATGGAGGGGCGTCTGCGGCTTCGCGGCGCGGTATTCCTGGCGCTCTGGAAGGCTATCCAGAGCGATCAACTGCTGCCTTCGGGGTTGGCCTATACCGCTAATCTCGGGGACGGGCGGAACATCGGCCTCGAGGGCGAGGCGACCTATGTCGCCGGACCGCTGCGACTGGACGCCAGTTTCCTGGTCAACACGCCTGAGCTGGAGACGGTCAATCCCGCCTTCCCGGGACGCAAGGACCTTGGCCTGGCGGGCGTGCCGAAGCAGGCTTTCGCGCTGGGCGCCAGCTATGAGCGTCCGCTCATCGGCGATTGGCGACTGGGGACGGACGCGCGTGTCAGCTATGTCGGGCGTTCGCGTCTCAGCTTCGACGCCACCACGGCGCCGACCATGGGCGACTATGTCACCGCCCGCGCGGCGGTGAGGGTCCAGTCCGAGCGACTGAGCGTCGGCTTGGCGGTCGACAACCTGTTCGACGGCCACGGCGACACCTTCGCCTACGGCAATCCGTTCAGCCTGAGACTAGGCCGCCAGACCACACCCCAGCGGCCCCGGACGGTGTCGCTGGAGCTTAAGGCTCACTACTGA
- a CDS encoding SIS domain-containing protein, protein MEATVLTRPEGPTSGRLAPESTKMFAEASQGAAVAKALLAANAERVAALAERLRANPPRVVVTCARGSSDHAATFARYLIETKAGVLTSSVGLSVSSVYDASPNLEGALCLAVSQSGKSPDLLAAVTAAKAAGAYAVALVNVEDSPLAQLADAVIPLHAGPELSVAATKSYIAALVAVTQLIAAWTEDAELTAALTDLPAALEQAWNLDWSAAGQRLETATNLYVLGRGVGFGVALEAALKFKETCGLHAEAFSAAEVLHGPMALVKDGFPALVFAQNDESRQSVEDMAKGLKARGADVFLAAPGKAGDDLLPTLKAHPVLEPILMVQSFYRMANALSVARGYDPDSPPHLNKVTETV, encoded by the coding sequence TTGGAGGCGACTGTCTTGACCCGTCCTGAAGGCCCCACGTCGGGGCGGCTGGCGCCGGAAAGCACCAAGATGTTCGCCGAGGCCAGCCAAGGCGCGGCCGTGGCGAAGGCGCTGCTGGCCGCCAACGCCGAGCGGGTCGCGGCCCTGGCCGAGCGCCTGCGGGCCAATCCGCCCCGCGTCGTGGTGACCTGCGCGCGCGGCAGCAGCGACCATGCCGCGACCTTCGCCCGCTACCTGATCGAGACCAAGGCCGGGGTGCTGACCTCGTCGGTCGGCCTGTCGGTCAGCTCGGTCTACGACGCCTCGCCCAATCTGGAAGGCGCGCTGTGCCTGGCCGTCTCGCAGTCGGGCAAGAGCCCCGATCTGCTGGCGGCGGTGACGGCGGCCAAGGCCGCCGGCGCCTACGCCGTGGCCCTGGTCAATGTCGAGGACTCCCCGCTGGCCCAGTTGGCCGACGCCGTGATCCCGCTGCACGCGGGCCCCGAGCTGTCGGTGGCGGCCACCAAGTCCTATATCGCCGCATTGGTCGCGGTGACCCAGCTGATCGCCGCCTGGACGGAGGACGCCGAACTGACGGCCGCCCTCACGGACCTGCCCGCCGCGCTGGAGCAGGCCTGGAACCTGGACTGGTCGGCGGCCGGCCAGCGCCTGGAGACGGCGACGAACCTCTATGTGCTGGGCCGCGGCGTCGGCTTCGGCGTGGCGCTGGAGGCGGCCCTGAAGTTCAAGGAGACCTGCGGCCTGCACGCCGAGGCCTTCAGCGCCGCCGAGGTGCTGCACGGCCCGATGGCCCTGGTGAAGGACGGCTTCCCGGCCCTGGTCTTCGCCCAGAACGACGAGAGCCGCCAGAGCGTCGAGGACATGGCCAAGGGCCTGAAGGCGCGCGGCGCCGACGTGTTCCTGGCCGCGCCCGGCAAGGCGGGCGACGACCTGCTGCCGACCCTGAAGGCCCATCCGGTCCTGGAGCCGATCCTGATGGTCCAGAGCTTCTACCGCATGGCCAACGCCCTGTCGGTCGCGCGCGGCTACGATCCCGACAGCCCGCCCCACCTCAACAAGGTCACCGAAACCGTCTGA